In Acinetobacter pittii, one genomic interval encodes:
- the ftsL gene encoding cell division protein FtsL, producing MKSSDEIETTENKVVKKVVVYTVLVALVFISAMMVVFQVFEYRHDYRELSSYMRERDDLNAEWGRLLIEQQTFGATAQIGTRAVTQLRMFSPPAAETVVISLPMTSEQNK from the coding sequence ATGAAAAGCAGTGATGAAATTGAAACCACCGAAAATAAAGTGGTGAAAAAAGTTGTGGTATATACCGTACTAGTGGCACTTGTTTTTATTAGTGCCATGATGGTGGTATTTCAAGTATTTGAATATCGTCATGATTATAGAGAGCTTAGCTCTTATATGCGTGAGCGTGATGATCTCAATGCTGAATGGGGGCGTTTGCTTATTGAGCAACAAACCTTCGGTGCAACAGCACAGATTGGTACGCGTGCTGTAACCCAACTACGGATGTTTTCGCCACCTGCTGCAGAAACGGTGGTAATTTCTTTACCGATGACCTCAGAGCAAAATAAGTAA
- the ftsI gene encoding penicillin-binding protein PBP3, translating to MVDKRTKQTRKKQQSISEKPTLAFDMWRFYLLWATVLLCFVVLIARAFYVQVINKDFLQNKANANILRTERIEAMRGVISDRHGVPLAISTPIMKIVMDPRDYFDTKHLYDEITAELKKDPNNRKLKRQLPDKNLNLDELADVVGLDRADLKKQMNARPRSRYLVLKKEVPPQQADLITKGNFQGVYAEKTYKRYYPQPQPNAQIIGLTNSEGQGIEGLEMQLNKQLSGVDGEQKIIRDKRGNRLKVSEVIREGEPGENITLSIDSRLQYIMYRELTAAGVANNARSATAIAVDVKTGEILAMTSWPSYNPNDKNGLSNKDAMRNRGAIDMFEPGSTMKPFTISAALETGKYTPNTIVNTSPGSMRLGWHTIRDTHNYGALTVSGVIIKSSNVGSAKIALSLPKETLPSFFNRAGFGKRSAVKFPGESSGLVLPVSKLNSSQIGTMAYGYGLNATILQLAQGYAMLANHGVKMPLSLHKLDQAPKGEQVLAPKIADQVLLMLEQVTMPGGTAKQANIPGYRVGGKTGTAHKLRADRKGYSNNEYRALFAGVAPISDPRLAVIVVVENPQGRYYGGLVAAPVFARIMQESLRLMNVPLDKPLDTSVNPIRR from the coding sequence ATGGTAGATAAGCGAACAAAGCAAACACGGAAAAAACAGCAGTCTATTTCGGAAAAACCAACTCTTGCCTTTGATATGTGGCGGTTTTATCTGCTCTGGGCAACAGTACTGCTCTGTTTTGTTGTATTAATTGCACGTGCATTTTATGTGCAAGTCATTAATAAAGACTTTTTACAAAACAAGGCCAATGCCAATATTTTGCGTACGGAACGTATTGAGGCAATGCGTGGGGTGATTAGCGATCGCCATGGTGTGCCTTTAGCGATCAGTACTCCGATCATGAAAATCGTAATGGATCCGCGTGATTATTTTGATACTAAGCATTTATATGACGAAATTACGGCAGAATTAAAGAAAGATCCGAATAATCGTAAGTTAAAACGCCAATTACCAGATAAAAACCTGAATCTTGATGAATTGGCTGATGTGGTTGGCTTAGACCGTGCCGATCTTAAGAAACAGATGAATGCACGTCCACGTTCTCGTTATTTAGTTTTGAAAAAAGAAGTGCCACCACAACAGGCAGATCTGATTACAAAGGGTAACTTCCAAGGCGTTTATGCCGAGAAAACATATAAACGTTATTATCCTCAACCACAGCCAAATGCTCAGATTATTGGTCTAACAAATAGCGAAGGCCAAGGGATTGAAGGCTTGGAAATGCAGTTGAATAAACAACTGTCAGGTGTGGATGGTGAGCAAAAAATTATTCGTGATAAACGTGGTAACCGCTTAAAAGTTTCAGAGGTTATTCGTGAAGGTGAGCCAGGCGAAAACATCACTTTAAGTATCGACTCTCGTTTGCAATATATTATGTATCGTGAGTTGACTGCTGCTGGCGTTGCAAATAATGCCCGTTCGGCAACAGCAATCGCTGTAGATGTTAAAACAGGTGAAATTCTGGCAATGACCAGTTGGCCATCTTATAACCCGAATGATAAAAACGGCTTATCTAATAAAGATGCTATGCGTAACCGCGGTGCGATTGATATGTTCGAACCGGGTTCTACCATGAAGCCTTTTACGATTTCTGCTGCGCTCGAAACTGGAAAATACACACCAAATACGATTGTCAACACTTCACCTGGTTCAATGCGTTTAGGTTGGCATACCATTCGCGATACACATAACTATGGTGCTTTGACGGTTAGTGGCGTAATTATCAAGTCATCAAACGTAGGTTCGGCAAAAATTGCGTTATCACTTCCTAAGGAAACATTACCGAGCTTCTTTAATCGTGCTGGCTTTGGTAAACGTTCTGCTGTGAAGTTCCCTGGCGAAAGCTCTGGTTTAGTGCTTCCCGTAAGCAAATTAAACTCTTCTCAAATCGGTACTATGGCTTATGGTTATGGTCTAAACGCAACTATTCTCCAGTTGGCGCAAGGCTATGCAATGCTTGCAAACCATGGGGTGAAAATGCCTTTAAGCCTACATAAGCTCGATCAAGCACCGAAAGGTGAGCAAGTTCTTGCTCCAAAAATTGCTGATCAGGTTTTGCTTATGCTCGAGCAAGTAACTATGCCGGGTGGTACTGCCAAACAAGCTAATATTCCGGGTTATCGTGTTGGCGGTAAAACGGGTACGGCTCATAAACTTCGTGCAGACCGCAAAGGTTATTCAAATAATGAATACCGTGCTTTATTTGCAGGTGTAGCTCCGATTAGCGATCCTCGTTTAGCAGTTATTGTCGTTGTTGAAAATCCACAAGGTCGTTATTACGGTGGTTTGGTTGCGGCCCCTGTTTTTGCACGCATTATGCAAGAATCATTGCGTTTAATGAATGTGCCGCTTGATAAGCCCCTTGATACTTCAGTAAATCCTATTCGCAGGTAA
- the mraY gene encoding phospho-N-acetylmuramoyl-pentapeptide-transferase encodes MLLWLFEQLAGYHSSFQVVRYLTLRSLLSVLTSLTIGLVLGPIMIRKLQALKYGQAVSSFAPENHAKKMGTPTMGGILILLSIGISTLLWADLSNPYVWIVLGVMVVFGAVGWADDWIKIRYKDNAGLPARKKFFWTSVASLGAGIALYLIATQQSNAEHTANMLDLLIPFFKNLSIPLSIVPLGLAFIVFTYLVINGASNAVNLTDGLDGLAIMPVVMVATGLGVFAYLSGDIRFANYLHIPYVKYTSELVVICSAMIGAGLAFLWYNAHPAQVFMGDVGALALGAMLGTIAVMVRQEIVFAIMGGVFVMEAVSVFLQIGSLRMRNKRVFLMAPLHHHYEKQGWKETQVVIRFWIITIILVVLGLMTLKLR; translated from the coding sequence ATGCTGTTATGGTTGTTTGAACAACTTGCGGGCTATCACAGCTCGTTTCAGGTCGTTCGTTATTTAACATTACGTTCTTTACTCAGTGTATTAACTTCACTGACCATTGGTCTGGTCCTTGGACCGATCATGATTCGTAAATTACAAGCGTTAAAATACGGTCAGGCAGTAAGTTCGTTTGCTCCTGAAAATCATGCTAAAAAAATGGGTACACCAACCATGGGCGGGATTTTAATTCTGCTTTCAATTGGTATTAGTACCTTGCTATGGGCTGATTTATCTAACCCTTATGTCTGGATTGTGCTTGGTGTAATGGTTGTGTTCGGTGCTGTAGGCTGGGCAGATGACTGGATTAAAATTCGCTATAAAGATAATGCGGGTTTACCTGCACGTAAGAAGTTTTTCTGGACTTCTGTTGCGTCTCTTGGGGCAGGTATTGCGTTATATTTAATCGCAACTCAACAGTCCAATGCAGAACATACCGCAAACATGTTGGATTTATTGATTCCATTCTTTAAGAATCTTTCAATTCCACTCTCAATTGTTCCGTTAGGTTTAGCATTTATTGTGTTTACCTATCTGGTGATTAATGGTGCTTCTAACGCAGTTAACTTAACAGATGGTTTGGATGGCTTGGCAATCATGCCAGTGGTTATGGTAGCGACGGGCTTGGGCGTATTTGCTTACTTGTCTGGTGACATCCGTTTCGCTAACTACTTACATATTCCGTATGTGAAATATACCTCTGAGCTTGTGGTGATCTGTTCTGCCATGATTGGTGCAGGTTTGGCTTTCCTTTGGTATAACGCGCATCCTGCTCAAGTATTTATGGGTGATGTTGGCGCTTTAGCTTTGGGTGCGATGCTTGGAACAATTGCAGTTATGGTGCGCCAAGAAATCGTATTTGCAATTATGGGCGGTGTATTTGTAATGGAGGCAGTATCTGTATTCTTGCAAATCGGCTCGTTGCGTATGCGTAATAAACGTGTGTTCTTAATGGCGCCGCTGCATCATCATTATGAAAAGCAGGGCTGGAAAGAAACGCAAGTCGTGATTCGTTTTTGGATTATTACAATTATATTAGTAGTTTTAGGTCTAATGACTTTAAAATTGCGATAG
- the murE gene encoding UDP-N-acetylmuramoyl-L-alanyl-D-glutamate--2,6-diaminopimelate ligase has translation MSVSFQEINPVEIDAHWSKQPFHGFSLDSRKVESGQIFIALTSYSQPEKTRTFAESALVNGALAIISETELGVANEWVCPDVRQRMGEWQERYLQRIDPVTPARIIAVTGTNGKTTISRLVAELISSQQQRCAVMGTTGNGILPDLTPSTHTTLDALHLQNALHDYAKQGATFASLEASSHGLEQGRLNGCAIEIAVYSNLSRDHLDYHGTLEAYAEAKALLFRFNSLKVAVINLDDEHAALMINAAKENPAQPKILTYSLTQNTADYYITDLSYSLAGATFNLVSPHGSFEVQSPLLGHFNVENLVAALIAAEQAGFVLKALVAFVPQLIGAPGRMQVIRDGDRLFVVDYAHTPDALIQVLKTLKRHVSNQLWAVFGCGGDRDRGKRPLMTQAALDGANPIILTSDNPRTEDPEQIFADMKQEIDFSGHRMHEIHDRREAIKFVAQQAQPGDIVVIAGKGHENYQEINGVRHWFDDVVEVQSAIAAQHHTVDAAYPAQ, from the coding sequence ATGTCTGTTTCTTTTCAAGAAATTAATCCAGTCGAGATTGATGCACACTGGTCTAAGCAGCCTTTTCATGGTTTTAGTTTAGACAGCCGTAAGGTTGAGTCAGGCCAGATCTTTATCGCTTTGACCAGTTATAGCCAACCTGAAAAAACGCGTACCTTTGCTGAGTCGGCTTTAGTGAATGGTGCGCTTGCCATCATTAGTGAGACTGAGCTGGGTGTGGCAAATGAGTGGGTATGTCCTGATGTGCGTCAACGTATGGGCGAATGGCAAGAGCGTTATTTACAGCGTATAGATCCTGTGACGCCAGCACGTATTATTGCCGTGACTGGTACAAATGGTAAAACCACAATTTCGCGTCTAGTGGCTGAATTAATTAGCTCACAACAACAGCGTTGTGCCGTGATGGGTACTACAGGTAATGGTATTTTGCCAGACTTAACGCCATCAACTCATACTACGCTTGATGCTTTACACCTACAAAATGCATTGCATGATTATGCTAAACAAGGTGCGACTTTTGCTTCTTTAGAGGCAAGTTCACATGGTTTAGAGCAAGGACGTTTAAATGGCTGTGCTATTGAGATTGCCGTTTATAGTAATTTGAGTCGTGATCATCTGGATTATCATGGAACTTTAGAAGCTTACGCAGAAGCAAAGGCTCTTTTATTCCGTTTCAATTCTTTAAAAGTAGCTGTTATTAATTTAGATGATGAGCATGCTGCTCTTATGATAAATGCAGCAAAGGAAAATCCTGCTCAACCAAAAATTTTAACGTATTCACTTACTCAAAATACTGCCGATTATTATATTACTGACCTAAGTTACAGTTTAGCTGGGGCAACATTTAATTTAGTGAGTCCACACGGTTCTTTTGAGGTACAAAGTCCGTTATTGGGGCATTTTAATGTCGAAAACTTGGTTGCAGCACTCATTGCTGCTGAACAAGCGGGTTTTGTTTTAAAAGCACTAGTCGCTTTCGTTCCTCAACTGATTGGTGCGCCAGGCAGAATGCAGGTCATTCGCGATGGTGATCGCTTATTTGTTGTTGATTATGCGCACACACCAGATGCATTAATTCAAGTGCTTAAAACACTAAAACGCCATGTTTCGAATCAACTTTGGGCAGTATTTGGATGTGGTGGAGACCGTGATCGCGGTAAGCGTCCACTTATGACTCAAGCAGCTTTAGATGGTGCAAACCCGATTATTTTGACTTCAGATAACCCACGAACAGAAGACCCTGAACAGATTTTTGCAGACATGAAGCAAGAAATCGATTTTTCAGGGCACCGTATGCATGAAATTCATGACCGCCGTGAAGCAATCAAATTTGTTGCACAACAGGCTCAGCCTGGCGACATTGTTGTGATTGCTGGTAAAGGACATGAAAATTATCAAGAAATTAATGGCGTGCGTCACTGGTTTGATGATGTTGTCGAAGTGCAATCAGCGATTGCTGCGCAACATCATACTGTAGACGCTGCTTACCCTGCACAATAG
- the murF gene encoding UDP-N-acetylmuramoyl-tripeptide--D-alanyl-D-alanine ligase, which yields MHTSTTSTVPLEPWTAQQLQQATQGYWHKDQIPQTEIKRILTDSRHAETGDAFLALKGERFDAHDFVAQVAENGCQIAIVERPLDIDIAQLVVTDTRLALGQLGAYRREQNPQLKVIALTGSSGKTTTKEMLGSILSRLAPTLITRGNLNNDLGVPMMLLELRKEHQYAVMELGANHQGEIDYTSKIVQPHVAGILNIGTAHLGEFGGREGICRAKSEIYHHILPNGVAIVPQQDDFTAEILEAAKAHSISTFGVGGDVYATDIDLLPQSTNFNLHTPQGSSAVKLPFAGEHNVQNATAAVAFALALGIGLEDIVQGLEQAEGAKGRLNFIQKSPYLFIDDTYNANPTSMRAAAQVLLQQQGVKVMVIGDIGELGDSSWQEHHDLGRDLAELPLDHIIAVGQFAPAALEGAGSHSNKMKAFQTQAEALPFLINLIQTHQPQSMSFLFKGSRFTHMETLMADLMEKL from the coding sequence ATGCATACTTCAACCACCAGTACCGTGCCTTTGGAACCGTGGACAGCTCAACAATTACAACAGGCAACACAGGGCTACTGGCATAAAGACCAGATCCCTCAAACTGAAATTAAACGTATTTTGACGGACTCGCGTCATGCGGAAACTGGGGATGCCTTTTTAGCGCTAAAAGGTGAGCGTTTTGATGCGCATGATTTCGTTGCGCAAGTTGCTGAAAATGGTTGTCAAATCGCCATTGTTGAACGTCCGCTAGATATTGATATTGCTCAACTTGTTGTTACCGACACCCGTTTGGCTTTAGGACAACTTGGCGCTTATCGCCGTGAACAGAACCCACAATTAAAGGTAATTGCCTTGACGGGCAGTAGTGGTAAAACGACGACCAAAGAAATGTTGGGAAGTATATTGTCGCGCTTAGCACCGACATTAATTACCCGAGGCAATTTAAATAATGACCTTGGTGTCCCGATGATGTTGCTAGAGCTTCGCAAGGAACATCAATATGCGGTGATGGAGTTGGGTGCAAACCATCAAGGCGAGATTGATTACACCTCAAAAATTGTTCAGCCCCATGTTGCAGGCATTTTAAATATTGGTACAGCTCATCTGGGTGAATTTGGTGGGCGTGAAGGTATTTGCCGTGCTAAATCGGAAATTTATCACCATATTTTACCGAATGGCGTTGCAATCGTGCCGCAACAAGATGACTTTACTGCCGAAATTCTTGAAGCTGCAAAGGCGCATAGCATTTCAACATTTGGTGTAGGAGGCGATGTCTATGCAACAGATATTGATTTATTGCCCCAGTCAACGAATTTTAATCTTCATACACCGCAAGGTAGTAGTGCTGTTAAGCTTCCTTTTGCCGGCGAGCATAATGTTCAAAATGCGACCGCAGCCGTAGCTTTTGCTTTGGCACTTGGTATTGGACTAGAAGATATTGTTCAAGGTTTAGAGCAAGCTGAGGGAGCGAAAGGTCGTCTTAACTTTATTCAAAAGTCACCTTACTTATTTATTGATGATACCTATAATGCCAATCCAACTTCTATGCGCGCTGCTGCACAAGTGTTGTTGCAGCAACAAGGCGTAAAAGTGATGGTCATCGGGGATATTGGTGAGTTAGGTGATAGCAGTTGGCAAGAGCATCATGATTTAGGGCGTGATCTCGCCGAGCTTCCTTTAGACCATATTATTGCGGTTGGGCAGTTTGCTCCAGCTGCTCTCGAGGGTGCAGGCTCTCATTCTAATAAAATGAAAGCATTTCAGACACAAGCTGAGGCGCTTCCATTTTTAATTAATCTAATCCAAACACATCAACCCCAGTCCATGAGTTTCCTGTTTAAAGGTTCTCGCTTTACTCATATGGAAACGTTGATGGCTGATTTGATGGAGAAACTTTAA
- the rsmH gene encoding 16S rRNA (cytosine(1402)-N(4))-methyltransferase RsmH, with translation MSHISVLLFETVESLLADRTTGVYIDATFGRGGHTRLLLSKLDENARVYAFDKDPQALEVAAALAQEDPRFTIIHASFADIKEKMQEIGVMSVDGIMADLGVSSPQLDQAERGFSFMQDGPLDMRMDNSKGLTAAEWLLEIEEEQLANIIYQYGEERYSRRIAKAIKQAGRLDTTAQLAELVKTAHPKWEKHKHPATRTFQAIRIAINKELDDIEVFLPQAVDLLKPKGRLSVISFHSLEDRLIKQFIQKESTLAEDFGWGMPQQQVDTRRLKKISRVRASEEEVKANPRSRSAWLRVAERLEQKGA, from the coding sequence ATGTCGCATATTTCTGTCTTACTTTTTGAGACCGTTGAGAGCTTATTGGCAGATCGCACAACAGGGGTGTATATCGATGCAACCTTCGGACGAGGTGGGCATACACGTTTATTGCTCTCGAAACTTGATGAAAATGCACGAGTGTATGCATTTGATAAAGACCCTCAAGCTTTGGAAGTTGCGGCTGCTTTGGCACAAGAAGATCCAAGATTTACTATTATTCATGCCAGTTTTGCTGATATTAAAGAAAAAATGCAGGAAATTGGTGTGATGAGTGTTGATGGCATTATGGCTGACTTAGGGGTGTCATCTCCTCAACTCGACCAAGCTGAGCGTGGTTTCAGTTTTATGCAAGATGGTCCGTTAGACATGCGCATGGATAACTCTAAAGGATTAACTGCGGCTGAGTGGTTGCTTGAAATTGAAGAAGAACAATTGGCAAATATTATTTATCAATATGGCGAAGAACGTTATAGTCGACGTATTGCAAAAGCTATTAAACAGGCTGGAAGACTCGACACGACTGCACAGTTGGCAGAACTTGTTAAAACAGCTCATCCAAAATGGGAAAAACATAAGCATCCAGCCACACGTACATTTCAGGCAATTCGTATTGCTATTAATAAAGAACTAGATGATATTGAAGTATTTTTACCACAAGCTGTAGACTTGCTAAAACCAAAAGGACGTTTGTCTGTGATTAGCTTTCATTCTCTTGAAGATCGCTTGATCAAACAATTTATTCAAAAAGAATCGACTTTGGCAGAAGATTTTGGCTGGGGGATGCCACAGCAACAGGTAGATACAAGAAGGTTAAAGAAAATTTCACGGGTTCGTGCGAGTGAAGAAGAAGTAAAAGCGAATCCTCGTTCACGTAGTGCATGGCTTCGGGTTGCTGAACGCTTGGAACAAAAAGGCGCGTAA
- the rrmA gene encoding putative RNA methyltransferase, which yields MAKQILMCPVCRQPLNLIERTWRCEQGHSYDVAKQGYVNLHVVQHKHSKNPGDTPESVDARRAFLQGGYYQPLQQAVVDLLKQLDVKAILDIGCGEGYYTSAMQQVVEHCVGVDIAKTAVQRAAKLNPEVTWVVGTGATLPVLDHSMDACTSLFSPIPQAEIARVLKDEGYLIVVTPASEHLYAMREALFEQVNPHTPEKFVEQLQDLFELKQEQIIDAPFVLEQQALKNLIAMTPYAYKASPERRSQLEQHSQLEVTASFQIYVFQKRTKKAI from the coding sequence GTGGCTAAGCAAATTTTAATGTGTCCTGTGTGTCGTCAACCCCTAAATTTAATTGAAAGAACATGGCGATGTGAGCAAGGGCATAGTTACGATGTGGCTAAGCAAGGCTATGTCAATTTACATGTTGTGCAACATAAACATAGTAAAAACCCTGGGGATACACCCGAGTCAGTAGATGCGCGCCGAGCTTTTTTACAAGGTGGTTACTATCAGCCATTACAGCAGGCTGTAGTCGATTTATTAAAACAACTCGATGTAAAAGCGATACTCGATATTGGTTGTGGTGAGGGCTACTATACAAGTGCTATGCAGCAAGTCGTTGAGCACTGTGTTGGTGTTGATATTGCGAAAACTGCTGTACAGCGCGCGGCAAAGCTCAATCCTGAAGTAACTTGGGTTGTAGGAACAGGGGCGACTTTACCGGTGCTAGACCATAGCATGGATGCCTGCACCAGTTTATTTAGCCCGATTCCCCAAGCCGAAATTGCGCGTGTTTTAAAAGATGAGGGTTATTTAATAGTTGTTACGCCTGCCTCTGAACATTTATACGCCATGCGTGAGGCTCTTTTTGAACAAGTGAACCCTCACACACCAGAAAAGTTTGTAGAGCAGTTGCAAGATTTGTTTGAGCTAAAACAAGAGCAAATTATTGATGCACCTTTTGTGCTTGAGCAGCAAGCTTTAAAAAATCTAATTGCTATGACGCCTTATGCTTACAAAGCTTCTCCTGAGCGCCGTTCACAGTTAGAGCAGCACTCACAATTAGAAGTAACAGCATCTTTTCAAATATATGTTTTTCAGAAGCGCACTAAAAAAGCCATCTGA